In Desulfosediminicola ganghwensis, a single window of DNA contains:
- a CDS encoding amylo-alpha-1,6-glucosidase, with translation MEKNIGEVIQINDSWYVKAGSSRTDLQTRVLKNGESFAIFDRFGDIHRIGVGEKGIFHQGTRYLSALEMLLNRRRPMLLNSSVSHDNTLLSIDLTTPDMYSDGQLYLGKGKLHVFRSKLLWNEQYYEHIRVMNYDAQMCSVDLSFSVGADYADIFEIRGMKRAAKGEIQRPVWDESMIKLSYIGLDHVFYQTRIQFDPKPQGISASNTFYSFNLHPFESESIYLRISCSRENSTFPGFTFSRAYQECREKSLASRAAFVSVYSSNEQCNEWVERSSADLRLLITETGQGLYPYAGVPWFCTPFGRDGLITALQCLWVYPELARGVLQYLAQNQATDYSPENDAEPGKILHESRKGEMAAMGEIPFARYYGSVDSTPLFLLLAVYYYDRTGDRDFMLELWPHLLAALDWIRDSGDIDGDGFVEYQRKSEQGILQQGWKDSNDSIFHEDGTDVTGPIALCEVQGYVYEAKLKLSGLAAVLGQSALAESLLDEAVHLKKKFNESFWLEDLKTYAIALDGDKRPCRVRSSNAGHALYNAIADEKSAGALVETLLSPNSFSNWGVRTLAMGEARYNPMSYHNGSVWPHDNALIAMGMARYGFKTEASKIFTAMFNTAMSVDLFRLPELFCGFHRRHGQNPTLYPVACSPQAWASGAVFMLLQATLGLTFFHEKPQIRFTRPFLPDSLDSVHLSNLKVCNGEVDLVIRRNYNEAGIHVIRKTGDIEIAVIM, from the coding sequence ATGGAAAAAAATATCGGGGAAGTTATTCAAATTAACGACAGCTGGTATGTCAAGGCGGGATCTTCAAGAACGGATCTGCAGACCAGGGTACTTAAGAATGGTGAATCTTTCGCGATTTTTGATCGATTCGGCGACATCCACCGCATAGGAGTAGGAGAGAAGGGTATCTTTCATCAAGGGACCCGGTACCTGTCTGCCCTTGAAATGCTGTTGAACCGACGGCGACCTATGCTTTTGAATTCTTCCGTTTCACATGACAACACACTGCTTTCCATTGACCTTACTACCCCTGATATGTACAGCGATGGCCAACTGTATCTGGGTAAAGGGAAATTGCATGTTTTCCGTTCGAAACTGCTTTGGAACGAGCAGTACTACGAACATATCCGTGTCATGAATTATGATGCACAGATGTGTTCTGTTGATCTCAGCTTTTCCGTTGGTGCTGACTATGCCGATATTTTTGAGATAAGGGGAATGAAGAGAGCGGCAAAAGGGGAGATCCAGCGCCCTGTGTGGGATGAGAGTATGATTAAACTCAGCTATATCGGGCTTGACCATGTTTTCTATCAGACACGAATACAGTTTGATCCAAAGCCCCAGGGCATCAGCGCAAGTAACACATTCTATTCCTTTAACCTGCATCCCTTCGAATCAGAAAGTATATATTTGCGGATATCATGCAGCAGAGAAAACAGTACCTTTCCTGGGTTCACTTTTTCACGGGCATATCAAGAGTGCAGGGAGAAAAGTCTGGCATCCCGTGCCGCTTTCGTGAGTGTTTATTCTTCAAATGAGCAGTGTAACGAGTGGGTCGAGAGGTCTTCTGCTGACCTTCGGCTTCTGATAACGGAAACAGGCCAGGGGCTTTACCCCTATGCAGGTGTCCCCTGGTTTTGTACGCCTTTCGGTAGAGACGGCCTGATTACCGCTCTTCAGTGCCTTTGGGTGTATCCGGAGCTGGCCAGGGGCGTATTGCAATACCTCGCTCAAAACCAAGCCACAGACTATTCACCTGAAAACGATGCGGAGCCGGGCAAGATATTGCATGAAAGCCGAAAGGGAGAGATGGCGGCTATGGGAGAAATCCCTTTTGCCCGTTACTATGGGAGTGTTGATTCAACACCTCTGTTTTTACTTCTGGCCGTCTACTATTATGACCGAACCGGTGACAGGGACTTTATGCTGGAGCTTTGGCCTCATCTTCTTGCTGCACTGGACTGGATCAGGGACTCTGGAGATATCGATGGTGACGGGTTTGTAGAATACCAGCGAAAAAGCGAACAGGGAATTCTTCAGCAGGGGTGGAAGGATTCCAATGATTCAATTTTCCATGAGGATGGTACTGATGTAACCGGGCCCATAGCGCTTTGCGAGGTGCAGGGTTATGTCTACGAGGCAAAGTTGAAGTTATCGGGCTTAGCTGCGGTCTTAGGGCAATCAGCGTTAGCTGAAAGCCTGCTCGATGAAGCGGTGCACTTAAAAAAGAAGTTTAATGAGAGTTTTTGGCTGGAAGATCTGAAGACATATGCCATTGCACTGGATGGCGATAAGAGGCCTTGCAGGGTGCGTTCCTCAAATGCCGGTCATGCCCTGTACAATGCGATCGCGGATGAGAAAAGTGCAGGCGCGCTGGTGGAAACCCTCTTGTCCCCGAACTCATTCAGCAACTGGGGGGTGCGAACCCTGGCTATGGGGGAAGCACGTTATAATCCGATGTCCTACCATAATGGATCTGTATGGCCCCATGACAATGCGCTTATCGCCATGGGGATGGCACGGTACGGCTTTAAAACAGAGGCATCGAAAATTTTCACAGCCATGTTCAATACCGCAATGTCCGTCGATCTGTTCCGTTTGCCGGAACTTTTTTGCGGATTTCATAGACGACATGGGCAAAATCCGACCTTATATCCCGTAGCCTGTTCACCACAGGCGTGGGCGAGTGGGGCTGTGTTCATGTTGCTGCAGGCCACCCTCGGACTCACATTTTTTCATGAGAAACCGCAGATACGATTTACCCGTCCCTTTTTACCTGACTCTCTCGATTCAGTTCACCTGTCGAACCTGAAGGTTTGTAATGGGGAAGTGGACCTTGTGATACGGCGAAACTATAACGAGGCCGGAATTCATGTAATACGGAAGACAGGTGACATTGAGATTGCAGTTATAATGTGA
- a CDS encoding mechanosensitive ion channel domain-containing protein → MSKGKTTSTVSGLLRGVIFGSSIFVTLGVFSWQQGYSFTSVWVSTGLATALLGFALQQTLGDLFSGIALGVEGAFRIGDWIRLNDGTEGMVVDINWRATWLRGWDNTTNVIPNSKMAKQGFTNCGNEFHRYRPWYTINLPAELDPRFAKQLLLEGLYRCKHVLKHPAPVVRLTDASSVPYTYMCWISFPNYPSMFRGREELYREIHYVLQQAGISPSTITSEMRIRKSEIPVAEPPTVQLALKSQPIFSNLEDDEIEKIAVVSHQKHYDTGSVIQYDEGEVDAFDVLISGVVEVSTRLVNNKKIIIGELGPGESYGLVSMFTDQPIPTHWTAQTDVTLIRINFDIMKELVQKYPDVADRIAVVVKQRQDEAEYLRLQNSTEPTPSSLREIKRYIRQIIKRGK, encoded by the coding sequence ATGAGCAAGGGAAAAACGACCAGTACGGTATCAGGGTTGCTGCGTGGCGTCATTTTCGGTTCTTCAATTTTCGTAACCCTGGGAGTTTTTTCCTGGCAGCAGGGATATTCCTTTACCAGTGTATGGGTTTCGACCGGTTTGGCAACAGCACTGCTGGGATTCGCCCTGCAACAAACACTGGGGGATTTATTCTCCGGTATTGCCTTGGGGGTGGAAGGGGCCTTTCGCATTGGAGACTGGATTCGGCTCAATGACGGTACTGAAGGAATGGTTGTTGATATCAATTGGAGGGCCACCTGGCTTAGAGGCTGGGATAACACAACAAATGTGATTCCGAATTCAAAGATGGCCAAACAGGGGTTTACCAACTGCGGCAATGAATTTCATCGATACCGGCCATGGTATACTATCAACCTTCCTGCGGAACTTGACCCCCGTTTTGCCAAACAACTGTTGCTTGAGGGACTTTATCGCTGCAAACATGTCTTGAAGCATCCGGCACCGGTTGTCCGACTCACAGACGCCTCATCCGTCCCCTACACGTATATGTGCTGGATATCATTCCCCAACTACCCATCCATGTTCAGGGGGCGCGAGGAACTGTACCGGGAGATACATTATGTCCTCCAGCAGGCGGGAATATCTCCCTCAACCATAACCAGCGAAATGCGTATCAGGAAATCTGAAATTCCGGTAGCAGAGCCTCCAACTGTTCAACTGGCTCTTAAAAGTCAGCCGATTTTCTCCAACCTTGAGGATGACGAAATAGAGAAAATAGCAGTGGTAAGCCATCAGAAACATTACGATACGGGATCGGTCATACAATATGACGAGGGCGAAGTAGATGCCTTTGATGTTCTTATCAGCGGGGTGGTAGAGGTCTCCACCAGGCTCGTAAACAACAAAAAAATAATCATAGGGGAATTGGGCCCGGGAGAAAGTTACGGCCTGGTATCCATGTTCACCGACCAACCTATCCCGACCCATTGGACAGCGCAGACCGATGTTACCCTCATACGTATTAATTTCGACATAATGAAAGAACTGGTGCAGAAATACCCTGATGTAGCTGATCGCATTGCCGTTGTAGTCAAACAGCGCCAAGACGAAGCAGAGTACCTTCGCCTGCAGAATAGTACGGAGCCAACGCCTTCAAGCCTTCGGGAAATAAAACGTTATATCCGGCAAATCATCAAAAGAGGGAAATAA
- a CDS encoding trimethylamine methyltransferase family protein — protein sequence MGPHGESILAKGIVLEQETHFSKAKALYQEMLQHVTDETILESARLRLEDIDDLIAEKRIYQRIDENAKQVLTEIGMNISGNQTLMDILLEADAIDFENETALFIPIKRSYIDRCLELVPREMPGDPGRNSFGTGSTSPFLKRSTDEELRPATRKEYDQITRLVAEQQDIVNIFSLPVACDKSISLFEVARLMERDYQGLKMITTNTMNADEVQFLSGKEHWIDGTSLLSSLAPMNSMVDPFLRSARSGNNLLLIDQTIAGVSGACSPESLLTQIHAQVLFMMIIAQTVNPGVLCIHGGLPSVTETGGNLSYSSPCQPLINAALARLNLWITGYPSAQTGGSTSLTEVSSLAIFESEMSRNSLRKYGVHIVRHAMGALGSLNFFSKEKFLEDCERERYSRKLFEARPQNTGVLPLYFPADDNALAGIREIAEKGNPRLADHTLKNVDSFCLWQNAINSAA from the coding sequence ATGGGCCCACACGGGGAATCTATCCTGGCGAAAGGGATTGTCCTGGAACAGGAAACTCATTTCAGCAAAGCAAAAGCCCTCTATCAGGAGATGCTGCAGCATGTCACCGATGAAACAATTCTCGAATCAGCCCGATTACGGCTGGAGGATATTGACGACCTGATAGCCGAGAAGAGGATCTATCAGCGTATCGACGAAAACGCCAAACAGGTCTTGACGGAAATCGGCATGAATATTTCAGGGAACCAGACTCTTATGGATATTCTCCTGGAAGCGGATGCCATTGATTTCGAAAATGAAACAGCGCTGTTTATCCCCATAAAACGGAGTTACATCGACCGTTGCCTGGAGCTGGTCCCCCGAGAAATGCCCGGAGACCCTGGTCGAAACTCTTTTGGCACAGGTTCGACATCACCCTTTCTCAAACGGAGCACCGACGAAGAACTCCGCCCGGCCACTCGCAAAGAGTACGACCAGATCACCCGCCTGGTGGCTGAACAGCAGGATATTGTGAACATTTTCAGCCTGCCGGTTGCCTGCGACAAGAGCATATCCCTTTTTGAGGTAGCCCGGTTGATGGAGCGAGACTATCAAGGGCTGAAAATGATCACCACCAACACGATGAACGCTGACGAGGTGCAATTTTTATCGGGCAAGGAACACTGGATCGACGGCACTAGCCTGCTTTCCTCCCTGGCGCCCATGAATAGCATGGTGGACCCATTTTTGCGCAGTGCCCGCTCCGGCAACAACCTGCTGCTGATAGACCAGACTATTGCCGGCGTATCCGGCGCCTGCAGTCCGGAGTCGTTGCTGACGCAGATTCATGCCCAGGTGCTCTTTATGATGATTATCGCCCAGACTGTTAACCCGGGTGTCTTGTGCATTCACGGAGGCCTCCCCAGTGTGACGGAGACAGGTGGCAATCTTTCTTACAGCTCTCCCTGTCAGCCTCTCATCAATGCGGCTCTGGCACGGCTCAACCTCTGGATTACCGGGTACCCCTCAGCCCAGACCGGAGGCAGCACCAGCTTGACGGAAGTGTCTTCCCTGGCTATTTTCGAGTCTGAAATGAGCCGCAATTCGTTACGCAAATATGGGGTGCATATCGTACGACACGCCATGGGTGCTCTAGGCAGCCTGAACTTTTTCAGTAAGGAAAAATTCCTGGAAGACTGTGAGCGTGAACGCTATTCCAGGAAGCTCTTTGAAGCACGACCCCAAAACACAGGAGTTCTTCCTCTGTACTTTCCCGCTGACGACAATGCGCTTGCCGGTATCCGTGAGATTGCTGAAAAAGGCAACCCCAGGCTTGCGGATCACACCTTAAAGAATGTAGATTCATTCTGTCTGTGGCAAAATGCAATAAACAGCGCTGCTTGA
- a CDS encoding type 1 glutamine amidotransferase domain-containing protein, producing the protein MELSTKKVAILIEDMFNIYEFWYPYYRLKEAGVEVVVVGSGRKKSFTGKPATEIKADVAAVDVSADEFDGVVIPGGYAPDMMRRYPAMVKLVADAVNADKMVASICHAGWMLCSAKVLQGRKVTSYFAIKDDMIHAGADWVDEAVVIDGKLVTSRTPDDLPVFLPAILEVLGR; encoded by the coding sequence ATGGAGCTTAGCACAAAGAAGGTGGCGATATTGATTGAGGATATGTTCAATATCTACGAGTTCTGGTACCCGTATTACCGGCTGAAAGAGGCGGGAGTTGAGGTTGTTGTGGTTGGTTCCGGCAGAAAGAAGAGCTTTACCGGTAAGCCTGCCACGGAGATAAAAGCTGATGTGGCGGCGGTCGATGTCTCGGCTGATGAGTTTGACGGAGTGGTCATCCCGGGTGGTTATGCACCGGACATGATGCGGCGTTATCCTGCCATGGTGAAGCTGGTGGCAGATGCGGTCAATGCAGACAAGATGGTGGCCTCTATCTGTCATGCGGGCTGGATGCTCTGTTCGGCGAAGGTCCTGCAGGGCAGAAAGGTCACCTCGTATTTCGCCATTAAAGACGATATGATCCACGCCGGCGCCGATTGGGTGGATGAGGCGGTAGTTATTGATGGCAAACTGGTCACCAGCAGAACGCCGGATGACCTGCCGGTTTTTCTGCCGGCCATACTGGAGGTTCTGGGCCGATAA
- the allE gene encoding (S)-ureidoglycine aminohydrolase yields the protein MGYPKGLLKNRSVLEPGKYAVISPEGRVINVIPGIRDCQMTILASPKLGASFVQMIGTVSTTGETTMAYGAEEGLETLLFVLDGMGGLEVKSGDTTETLTAGGYIYSPPGAGIHFKSKGDGEVRILLYKQRFTPHPDPEVKLPWTVTGNIHRINESNYDDMENVLVRDLLPTGESFDMNFHTLAFLPGGCHPFVETHVQEHGAYIYTGQGLYLLDETWIPVQAEDFIWFAPFCKQACYGTGLDRMEYIYSKDCNRDESL from the coding sequence ATGGGATACCCTAAGGGATTACTAAAAAACAGATCGGTTCTGGAGCCGGGCAAGTACGCTGTCATTAGCCCCGAAGGCCGAGTAATCAACGTCATTCCCGGAATCAGGGACTGCCAGATGACCATACTCGCTTCGCCAAAACTTGGCGCAAGCTTCGTACAGATGATCGGCACGGTCAGCACCACAGGCGAGACGACCATGGCCTACGGGGCTGAAGAAGGCCTCGAGACCCTGCTCTTCGTGCTCGATGGCATGGGCGGCCTTGAAGTAAAATCGGGCGACACCACCGAGACCCTCACCGCAGGCGGATACATTTACTCCCCTCCGGGAGCAGGGATTCACTTTAAGTCAAAAGGTGACGGCGAGGTTCGTATTCTGCTCTACAAGCAGCGCTTCACCCCCCATCCGGACCCGGAAGTGAAACTCCCCTGGACGGTGACAGGCAACATCCACAGGATCAATGAAAGCAATTATGACGATATGGAAAACGTCCTGGTGCGCGATCTGCTGCCGACCGGTGAAAGCTTCGATATGAACTTCCACACCCTGGCATTTTTGCCCGGCGGATGCCATCCTTTCGTAGAAACCCACGTACAGGAACACGGGGCCTATATCTACACCGGCCAGGGCCTCTATCTTCTCGATGAGACCTGGATACCCGTCCAGGCAGAAGACTTCATCTGGTTTGCCCCGTTTTGCAAACAGGCCTGCTACGGCACCGGCCTTGATCGCATGGAATACATCTATTCCAAAGATTGCAACAGAGACGAAAGCCTCTGA